In one Saccharibacillus brassicae genomic region, the following are encoded:
- the truB gene encoding tRNA pseudouridine(55) synthase TruB: MNEFDGVLPVYKPAGMTSHDVVAKCRRLLQMKRIGHTGTLDPSVTGVLPLCLGRATRMVEYLQEMPKEYRAVLKFGIATDTEDLTGTVIEEMAQTGITEDRVRAALSDFIGPIMQTPPMYSAIKIDGKRLYELAREGKTVERKAREVVIHELEVTGFAPGDQPEVSLRVLCSKGTYIRTLCVDLGAKLGVPSTMAALQRTQSAGIGLDRCLTFDDIEQKLEDGSFEQALLRADKAASHMAEHVVNESRLINALQGQKLAPWAVTPSAEGAEREFRLYTPDDRFIGIYEWNEEAGKVVPVKVFLP, translated from the coding sequence ATGAATGAATTCGACGGTGTATTGCCCGTGTACAAACCTGCGGGGATGACGTCCCACGACGTCGTCGCCAAATGCCGCAGGCTGCTCCAAATGAAGCGGATCGGCCATACCGGCACGCTCGATCCGTCCGTGACCGGCGTGCTCCCGCTCTGTCTGGGTCGCGCCACGCGGATGGTCGAGTATTTGCAGGAGATGCCCAAAGAATACCGGGCGGTGCTCAAGTTCGGCATCGCGACCGATACCGAAGACCTGACGGGTACCGTGATCGAGGAAATGGCCCAGACCGGCATTACCGAAGACCGGGTGCGCGCCGCGCTGTCGGATTTTATCGGTCCGATCATGCAGACGCCTCCGATGTATTCCGCGATCAAGATCGACGGAAAACGATTGTACGAGCTGGCGCGCGAAGGCAAGACCGTCGAGCGCAAAGCCCGGGAGGTCGTGATTCACGAACTTGAGGTGACCGGTTTCGCGCCCGGAGACCAGCCGGAAGTCTCGCTTCGGGTGCTGTGTTCCAAAGGAACGTATATCCGCACGCTTTGCGTCGATCTCGGTGCCAAGCTGGGCGTTCCTTCGACCATGGCCGCCTTGCAGCGTACGCAGTCGGCGGGAATCGGGCTCGACCGCTGCCTCACTTTCGACGATATCGAGCAAAAGCTTGAAGACGGCAGCTTCGAACAAGCGCTTCTGCGCGCGGACAAAGCCGCTTCGCATATGGCGGAGCACGTCGTGAACGAAAGCCGGTTGATCAACGCGCTGCAGGGGCAGAAGCTTGCGCCCTGGGCCGTTACGCCTTCTGCCGAAGGCGCCGAGCGCGAGTTCAGACTGTATACGCCGGACGATCGTTTCATCGGAATCTATGAGTGGAATGAAGAAGCCGGGAAAGTCGTTCCGGTCAAAGTGTTCCTTCCCTAG
- a CDS encoding bifunctional riboflavin kinase/FAD synthetase gives MKTITLTYPLTIQESLIPVQRQVLAIGQFDGLHLGHASVIRRALDLGQSLGLPVSVLTFHPHPKDVMGKGDYEGYLTPLSDKEAILASMGIDYMYVGEFTSEFSKVSPAEFVSGMLKPLQVDTAVVGFDFRFGHMGQGTAEALAPLSGGAIRVETVQPFLLDGEKVGSSGIRAALKAGDAEKAARWLGRPYRVAGKVVGGDKRGRTIGFPTANVEPSGHYVTPVKGVYAVRFGLGDEVLEGVMNVGVKPTFTDGIVKPTYETHLFDFDRSIYGEEVWIELIRYIRPERKFSGIDELVAQIAKDAEQARSILRS, from the coding sequence GTGAAGACGATAACGTTAACTTATCCTTTAACGATACAAGAAAGTCTTATTCCCGTGCAGCGCCAGGTGCTGGCAATCGGCCAGTTCGACGGCCTGCATCTGGGGCATGCCAGCGTCATTCGGCGCGCGCTCGATCTCGGGCAGAGTCTGGGACTGCCGGTATCCGTCCTGACGTTCCATCCGCATCCCAAAGACGTGATGGGCAAAGGCGACTACGAAGGCTATCTGACCCCGCTGTCCGACAAAGAAGCGATCTTGGCTTCGATGGGCATCGACTATATGTACGTCGGGGAATTCACGTCCGAATTTTCGAAAGTGTCGCCGGCCGAGTTCGTTTCCGGTATGCTGAAGCCTCTGCAGGTCGATACCGCGGTCGTGGGATTCGATTTCCGGTTCGGCCATATGGGACAGGGAACGGCCGAAGCGCTCGCTCCGCTGAGCGGCGGCGCTATTCGGGTAGAGACGGTTCAGCCGTTTTTGCTCGATGGGGAAAAAGTCGGCAGTTCGGGCATCCGGGCCGCGCTCAAAGCGGGCGATGCGGAGAAAGCCGCGCGCTGGCTGGGCCGTCCGTACCGGGTCGCCGGCAAAGTGGTCGGCGGCGACAAACGCGGCCGCACGATCGGATTTCCGACTGCCAACGTCGAGCCTTCCGGACATTACGTGACGCCGGTCAAAGGCGTCTATGCCGTCCGGTTCGGCCTCGGAGACGAAGTGCTCGAAGGCGTCATGAACGTGGGCGTCAAGCCGACGTTCACCGACGGCATCGTCAAGCCGACCTACGAGACGCATCTGTTCGATTTCGATCGGAGCATTTACGGCGAGGAAGTCTGGATCGAACTGATTCGCTATATTCGTCCCGAACGCAAATTTTCGGGCATTGACGAACTGGTTGCGCAGATCGCCAAAGACGCGGAGCAGGCGCGCAGCATTTTAAGAAGCTGA
- the rpsO gene encoding 30S ribosomal protein S15, which yields MALTQERKNQLIEEHRTHESDTGSPEVQVAVLTANILSLTDHLRTHKKDHHSRRGLLKMVGRRRRLLAYLKNNDVRRYSALIEKLGLRR from the coding sequence ATGGCATTGACACAAGAACGCAAGAACCAACTGATCGAGGAGCACAGAACTCACGAATCCGATACCGGATCTCCTGAAGTTCAAGTTGCTGTCCTGACGGCCAACATTTTGAGCCTGACGGATCACCTGCGTACGCACAAGAAAGACCACCACTCGCGTCGCGGTCTTCTGAAGATGGTCGGACGGCGTCGTAGACTGCTGGCTTACCTGAAAAATAACGACGTTAGACGTTATAGCGCACTGATCGAAAAGCTCGGCCTGCGTCGCTAA